TCGGCGACGGGCTGGTGCCGCCGGCCGATACCCACCTCATGGAACGGTTCCGGGCGGCCGGCCTGGCGACCGTCGCCGTGTCGACCACACCGGAGTTCGGCTTCAATGCCAACACCGAGGCACTGGCCTACGGTTCCACGCGCAACCCGTGGGACACCGGCCGCAGTGCGGGCGGCTCCAGCGGCGGCTCGGCGGCGCTGGTCGCCGCCGGTGCGGTGCCGATGGCGCACGCCAACGACGGTGGCGGATCGATCCGCATCCCGGCGGCCTGCAACGGGCTCGTCGGACTCAAGCCCAGCCGCGGCCGCGTGCCGCTGGGCCCCGACCTCGACAGCAACGCGCTCAGCGGTCTCGCCGCCGAGTTCGCGGTCACCCGCTCGGTTCGCGACGCCGCAGCCCTGCTCGACGCCGTCGCCGTCCCGTACCCGGGGGACCGTGTCCTGATCGCCCCGCCGCGTCGTCCGTTCGCCCAGGAGGTCGGTGCCGATCCGGGCCGGCTGCGTATCGCGCTGCACACCGAGGCCTGGTCGGGCACCGCCGTCGACCCGGAGGTCGTCGCGGCGGTCGAGGCCGTCGGCCGCGCCCTGGAGGCAGCCGGCCACCGGGTGGACCGTGTCGCCCCGGCCTTTGACTGGGAGTCGTTCCTGGAGGCCACGGTCACGACCTGGGCGGCGTTCCTGGCCGAATCGGTCGCCGCCGTCGAGGCGATGACCGGGACCGTCGCCGGCCCGGACAGTGTCGAAGCCACCAGCTGGGCGTGTATCCAGTACGGCCGCGAACTCCGCGTGCTCGACCTGGCGGCCGCCGGAGCCGTCTTCACCGCCGTCTCCCGCACCGTGGGCGAGTTCTTCACCGGCTATGACGTCCTGCTGACCCCGACCACCAACCATCCGCCGATGGAACTCGGCTATCTCAACGCCGACGAACACGATCTCGACGCGCACGGCTGGACGCGGCGGATCTTCGACGCCTTCTCGTTCACCCCGCTGTTCAACACCACCGGGACCCCGGCGATCAGCCTGCCGCTCGGCCAGTCGAGCGAGGGGCTGCCGATCGGGGTGCAGTTGGCCGGTCCGATGTGCTCGGAATCCATGCTCCTGCGGCTCGCCGCTCAGCTCGAAGCCGCGATGCCGTGGGCGGGCCGTACCCCGGCGGTGCATGCGAGCAGGATCTGACGCACACCGGTAGGTTAGGTAAACCTATGCAAGTGTAGGCTGACCTACACTATGAAGGCTGTGTTCTCGGGTCGCCGTCGGCTT
The nucleotide sequence above comes from Gordonia sp. PP30. Encoded proteins:
- a CDS encoding amidase family protein codes for the protein MNFDEYTALDATGLAATIAAGDLTAAEAAELATDAINAVNEEINAVAGGPFGRPLAYADDGCFAGVPFVIKDLICHAEGVPTRMGTRMLGDGLVPPADTHLMERFRAAGLATVAVSTTPEFGFNANTEALAYGSTRNPWDTGRSAGGSSGGSAALVAAGAVPMAHANDGGGSIRIPAACNGLVGLKPSRGRVPLGPDLDSNALSGLAAEFAVTRSVRDAAALLDAVAVPYPGDRVLIAPPRRPFAQEVGADPGRLRIALHTEAWSGTAVDPEVVAAVEAVGRALEAAGHRVDRVAPAFDWESFLEATVTTWAAFLAESVAAVEAMTGTVAGPDSVEATSWACIQYGRELRVLDLAAAGAVFTAVSRTVGEFFTGYDVLLTPTTNHPPMELGYLNADEHDLDAHGWTRRIFDAFSFTPLFNTTGTPAISLPLGQSSEGLPIGVQLAGPMCSESMLLRLAAQLEAAMPWAGRTPAVHASRI